Genomic DNA from Sporosarcina sp. ANT_H38:
AAGAAGCATTTTGAAGACACTGTCTCTCCAATCAAGAATCATCGTAACGAAGTGTATGAAATCGCTGTTATCGTTATCGAAGATCCGATGGAACGCGAAATTTATGAAACGTATATCATTAATACACAACGTGCAAAGTATAACCTAGACAAAGTATTTTTTGAATGATGAACAAAAGCGTAAGCGCCTGATTTGCCTCGATAAGCGCTGAAGAGCTTGAAGGTAAAGGCGTTTTTTGCCTTTATCAGCAAGACTGAAGCGACTCGAGGGGCTAGGTGCTGGAGTCTAGACGTGAAATCTCCTTATTAGAACTAATTCAAAATATGAGATTTTATAATTTACTTAGCAAATACAAAGCTGACTGCCATGTGCAATCAGCTTTTCTTTTTGACTACATATATAGGAAAAGGGTGGGGACATGGACAAGAGACTACAAAAGATTGTTGACGAAGCGCAAGAAAAGTTTGGTTTGGAAGCGTACAGGCTGGAAAGACATTCAATTTTTAAAGAGCGAGATACTACGGGCGCTGCTTATTATACGTTTAATATGGAGTGGTTTCCTAAGCAATTACGTGAGCCAATCGAAGAAGATTATAATCCTGAGGGTACAGCGATTGTTGAATATGCTATTCAAAAGCAACAATTTAGTGGAGTGTCATTCGTACAACGAGAATCATTTTCTACAAAAACTCATTTCCCCAATAAAAACGTAGATGAAGTCGCCGCGTGGATTGAACAGGAAACGGGATTGCTATACAAACAGGATTTCAAACTAACCGCAGCGAATGCAAATGGATTTCAGTTTAAATCGGATGTCGAGGGTATCTATTTTTCTCCGAGCTGTATGATTGAAGTTAATTTTGATGATGCTGGCAAGCTGACATCCTATCATTCGTACGGAACGAAACCTTCACGGGATCTAGTGGAGCAATCGAAATTCACATTGACACTTGAAGAAATTGAATCAATCGTAAAAAAACAGCTTCAACTTGTAGAGTTTCCATCTGAAACGGAAAAACGACTTTTGGCTGTCTATGCAATGGAAGAAGTATATGTAACGGTAGACGGGACACGAATAATTCCCTTTATGGAACATGAGCGTTCAGAAGTAAAAGTAAATGAAGTAATTGAATGGGACAAGCCGTTGGAAGAACAGATTAATCGTGAAGAAATCACGGTTGTTGCTGAAGTGAGTGTAGAAGAAGCATTCGGCAACATCGACGCCGGGGAAAAACTGACGTTGTCGGCAGAACAAATTGAGCGTAGTAAAAATATTGTCCGCGATGTCTTGAGGGTTGAATATCCTATGGAATCAGGAAAGTGGAAGCTATTTAAACTTCAGCGCCAAGAGAATTTCATCGAAGCCCACTGCAAGATTAATGAAAAGAATACAACGCCTTTTAACCGAAAAGTAGTCGTATTTATAAACCCGGAAACAATGAAGGTACTAAATTACCTTGATAACGGTGCGATGTCCGAGATTTTTGATGCATTTTCTCCTGCTGAAAAGGCTGTTGTGACACATGAAGAGGCTTTCGATAAAATGATTCCTTACATTACACTCGATCCGGCTTATGTCTATGACGAGGTAGTAGGAAAGTATATTCTGTGTGGTTTGCTTGATGCAGCAGAAGCTGTAGATGCAGTAACTGGTGAAATTATTTTATTGGAAGATATATAATACCACGTCTGTGGATTAACTTTTATTCGTATACAATACCGTCGAGAAGGGTTTGATAACACCCATTTTCACTGGACTATTTTCGGACCGCATTCGGCTAACTATTCATGACAGGTTTAAGGAGGAATTGCAATTCATTCCTCCAAAGAGGGATCCAAGTGTTGGCTAGAAGTGACTCCGTCACTTCTAGCCAACACTTGTTTTAGTAATCCTGTTGTGAATTGTTACCTGTCGCGTTCCTACAATGTTCAAGTGAAAAATGCAGGTGTTTTGGAAGAAAAGAATAGATTATATTCTATGGAGAGTGTAAATGCCCGAAGATACAATTTCGGGCACTCTGGCACGTTGTACAATGCGTTCCTTGCTTACTTTTTGTGAAGATTATGCATCTTAGCTTGTGTTGCTTAATAGAAAGTGACACTTCTTTAAAATAAATAAGAAAAAACCATAGAGAAAAGCCAGCTATTCTTTTGTCCAAATAAGCTTCAGTATTCTCTGTACTTATGCATTTGGAGCGTGACGGATAAAGGACAACCATTCGATTACCGGAAAAGCGTGTAGGGATGCGGCTAAGTCGCATCCCTATACATCCAGACACCTCGCTAATCGTACTAGAAGTCATTCAATCCAAACCGATTCAAAAGCACAACTATACAAATATACGCCAGTAGTAATCAAGTTATTTACGGGATATTGTGATTAATCAACAGTCGTGATATAATACTTCACTAAATATACAAAAAGAGGATGCCATAAAAATGGTGTCCTCTTTTTTTACAAGATAAATATAAGCTTTTCTACTTTGATCGGCTTCTAGATTTCCCTGGATAGACTTATCCCTGTCGCGTCTAGTGTGCCTTACGCTATTCTCGCAGTATAAATGGTTCCAAAACTAATACTTTACATTTTATCTGATATATCTTATTATGGAGTTAATAAAGTTTCCTGAGGGAAACAATAGTTCTGTTCATTTTTTTACCTATAAAGTTTCCCTAGGGAAAAAAAAATTTACTTTTGAAGTTTCCTTAAGGAAACTTCTGCATATAAATAGATGTATGGAGGTGTGTAAAAATGAAAGACGCAATTGTAGTTTCGAATTTACATGTATCGTATTTTGGGAAAGAAGTGTTACACGATATAGCGTTTACGATTTCTGAAGGGAAATCAATTGGAATCATTGGGCCGAATGGAGCTGGTAAGTCCACTTTGCTTAAAGTATTACTTAATTTGATTCCAGAAGATAAAGGTGAAATTACAATCCTTGGTTCGACACTGAAAGAAGTGCGTAAACGAATTGCCTACGTTCCGCAGCGTAGTACAATCGACTGGGATTTCCCGATTACAGTTAAAGATACAGTTCTTATCGGAACGTATCCAACAGTAGGGCTATTGAAGAGACCTGGTCGGAAAGAAAGAGAATTGGCTCTAAAATGTCTTGAAAAGGTTGATATGCTGGAGTTTCAGAATCGGCAAATTGGAGAGTTATCTGGCGGTCAGCAGCAGCGCGTTTTCTTGGCCAGAGCACTAGCTCAACAGGCAGACTTATTTTTACTCGATGAACCATTTGTTGGAATTGACGCTACAAGTGAAGAGATGATTGTCAACATTTTAAAGGAGTTGCGCGATGAAGGGAAAACAATTATTGTGGTCCATCATGATTTGAATAAAGCAGAAAAGTATTTCGATGAACTATTGTTGTTAAATAAGGAGTTAATTGCGAAGGGTACTGTGAAAGAAGTATTTACGCCTAAAATGATTTCAAAAGCGTACGGGGGACAATTATCATTTTTAGATGGGGTGATGGAAAAATGATACATTTCTTCGAAGCTGTTATGCAATATGGTTTTCTGCAAAAAGCGCTTATTACTTCTGTTATGGTTGGTATCATTAGTGGCGTCATTGGTTGTTTTATTATTTTAAGAGGAATGGCTCTTATGGGGGATGCGATATCTCATGCTGTGTTGCCTGGTGTCGCCATTTCTTTTATGCTTGGTATCAATTTCTTTATTGGGGCGGTAATAACAGGTATTTTAACTGCGATTGGCATCGGGTTCATCAACCAGAATAGTCGTGTTAAAAATGATTCTGCGATTGGCATCATGTTTACAGCAGCGTTTGCCTCGGGGATTATCCTTATTACTTTCCTGAAGAGTAGCACGGATCTGTATCACATACTCTTTGGAAATGTATTGGCAGTAAGGCCTTCTGATATGTGGATAACGTTGATAGTCGGTATTTTCGTGTTGTTAAGTGTGTTTATATTTTATAAAGAATTGCTCGTCAGTTCGTTTGACCCCATTATGGCACAGGCATATGGGCTTCCTACTAAGATGATCCATTACTTTTTAATGGTTCTGTTAACGCTTGTCACGGTCGCATCGTTACAGACGGTGGGCATTATATTAGTTGTTGCGATGCTTATTACACCTGCTTCGACAGCTTATTTATTATCTGATCGACTGTCTGTCATGATATTCATTTCAGCCATATGTGGAACAATTTCGGCGGTAATTGGTTTGTATTTGAGTTTTACGTACAATCTGGCATCTGGCGCGACGATCGTTCTTGTTGCAACAGCTTTATTTTTCATAGCGTTTATTTTTTCACCAAAGCAAGGATTATTGTGGCGGGCTATTAGAACGAACAAACAAAAATCCGCTCTCTCATGAGTGATAATTTAAAAAAGGAAGGAAAGATACTACATGAAAAAAAGTATTATGCTTTTCGCAATGATCGTTGTTGGAACTCTGCTGTCGGCATGTAACCAAGGTACGACTGCCCCAAAAGAGAAGGGGGAAAAACTACAAATCGTTGCGACGTATTCGATTGTCTACGATATTGTGAAAAATGTCGGGGGCGATTTGGTCGATGTTCATAGCCTTGCACCGATTGGATCTGATCCTCACCAATATGATCCCCTTCCAGAAGACTTGGTTTTAACGTCGGATGCGGATGCTGTATTTTACAACGGGCTCAATTTGGAAGAAGGAAATGCCTGGTTTACGAAGTTGATGGAGACGGCTGGGAAGTCGGGTGAAGATGCTCCGGTATTTCGAGTAAGTGAAGGTGTTAAGCCAATGCTCCTCAATTCGTTAGACCATAAAGGGGAAGAAGATCCTCATGCTTGGCTCGATGTGCGAAATGGCATAAAGTACACTGAAAATGTCCGTGATGCATTAAAAAAATTAGACCCAGCCAATGCGGCTAAGTATGATGAAAATGCGGATGCCTATCGTGCAGAACTGCAAGCTCTTCATGAAGACATTATGCAAAAGATGAAGGAAATACCTAAAGAACAACGTATACTCGTAACAAGTGAAGGTGCGTTTAAATATTTCTCCGATGCGTATGATTTTAGTGCGGCATACATTTGGGAGATCAATTCACACCATGAAGGAACGCCTGAACAATTGACGAACATCATTTCTACAGTTACTAGCGAAAATGCTAAGGCATTATTTTTAGAAACTAGTGTCGATCCCCGAAGTATGGAGATGGTTTCAAGGGAAACCAATGTGCCGATTGCTGGGAAAATCTTTACGGACTCATTGGGGAAACCTGGCGATGACGGTGATACGTATATCAATATGTTGAAATGGAATGCAGATATGATTTTTAATGGTTTAAACAACTAATAGAATTATGAAGCAGGCAGGACTTTTACAAGAAAAGTCCTGCCTGCTTTTTAGTTCATATATGGACAGAAGCAAACAAAGATACAATTTTGGCTGCTCATGTTTTTTATATAGAATTATCCTTATTAAATTTTAAGATGTTACAGGCTATTGTTGTACTTGTGAGGAAATATACCGAATGACCATAATTTTAGCTTGAATTTTTGTATAGAATAACCATAGTTATCTATGGTGAAAAACTATAAGTTTAATAGTAGGGAATTGCTTGTAATGATTATTGCGAAAAAAATGGGTGATTTGTGAGTATTCAATTGAATAGAATGGCTCAAATGCCTTCTTATTTATCCACAGAAATAAAATAGAAAAAAGCTGCCATGAATAAAATCAGGAATGGATATCATTTATTTAGGAATCGGTGATGCTGATTTTTCACACTTGAATAGCGAATTATGGAAGTTATTTAGTCGCTTTCAAATACTAAAAATCAGTACAGATACTGGACATTTCACGCCTTTAGAATAAGCCGCTGCAATTGCCCTAAATAGTGAACAGCATAGAAACATTTATCCGGAAATGTATGACTGAAATGTTGAAAGGGCTTGAATCTATCGGGCTAAAGGGTAGATACACAAAGGTATTTTCTCCATTTTAGGCATGTTCATGAAAGCTGTACATCTACTGAATTTGTCATAAGTTTATTAGAAAGGCCTGATACCCGGTAATGCTTTTAGCCGGTCAGGATAAGGGGATCTCCGAATAGCCATATCTGTTCCAACTGAAAGACTATTCGAAGCGATAAACAGTATTAAAAAAGCTTACAGGTTGTTGTAACTATAAAATTATATATAAATTGGAGGAATGTATATGAAAAAGTATCTTAACTATATTGACGGTGAGTGGAGCGAATCATCATCAAGCAAATTTGTGGAGATTTTGAATCCGGCAAATGGAGAAGTGCTCGGAGAAGTTACACAATCGACGAAAGAAGATGTGGATCGAGCGGTACAGGCTGCAAAGAGAGCGCAAAAAGAATGGCGTC
This window encodes:
- a CDS encoding metal ABC transporter substrate-binding protein, with protein sequence MKKSIMLFAMIVVGTLLSACNQGTTAPKEKGEKLQIVATYSIVYDIVKNVGGDLVDVHSLAPIGSDPHQYDPLPEDLVLTSDADAVFYNGLNLEEGNAWFTKLMETAGKSGEDAPVFRVSEGVKPMLLNSLDHKGEEDPHAWLDVRNGIKYTENVRDALKKLDPANAAKYDENADAYRAELQALHEDIMQKMKEIPKEQRILVTSEGAFKYFSDAYDFSAAYIWEINSHHEGTPEQLTNIISTVTSENAKALFLETSVDPRSMEMVSRETNVPIAGKIFTDSLGKPGDDGDTYINMLKWNADMIFNGLNN
- a CDS encoding metal ABC transporter ATP-binding protein, encoding MKDAIVVSNLHVSYFGKEVLHDIAFTISEGKSIGIIGPNGAGKSTLLKVLLNLIPEDKGEITILGSTLKEVRKRIAYVPQRSTIDWDFPITVKDTVLIGTYPTVGLLKRPGRKERELALKCLEKVDMLEFQNRQIGELSGGQQQRVFLARALAQQADLFLLDEPFVGIDATSEEMIVNILKELRDEGKTIIVVHHDLNKAEKYFDELLLLNKELIAKGTVKEVFTPKMISKAYGGQLSFLDGVMEK
- a CDS encoding metal ABC transporter permease codes for the protein MIHFFEAVMQYGFLQKALITSVMVGIISGVIGCFIILRGMALMGDAISHAVLPGVAISFMLGINFFIGAVITGILTAIGIGFINQNSRVKNDSAIGIMFTAAFASGIILITFLKSSTDLYHILFGNVLAVRPSDMWITLIVGIFVLLSVFIFYKELLVSSFDPIMAQAYGLPTKMIHYFLMVLLTLVTVASLQTVGIILVVAMLITPASTAYLLSDRLSVMIFISAICGTISAVIGLYLSFTYNLASGATIVLVATALFFIAFIFSPKQGLLWRAIRTNKQKSALS